The sequence TTAAGAGTTTTTTGAGAAAATACCTTTGTTTTATTATAAGTATTGCAGTAGTATTTTCTAAAATACTCTACCAAAGGCAAGATATCTTCCTTTCTTTCATGTAAAGGAGGCAGATAAACAGGAACAATATTCAATCTATAATATAAATCTTCTCTAAATCTCTTTTCATGAACCATTTTCAATAAATCTTCATTGGCAGCTGTAATCAATCTAAAATTAACTTTTCTAGTGACAGTAGAACCAATTCTGCTTATTGTCTTAGTTTCTATAGCTCTTAATATTTTTCCCTGCAAAGCTAATGGAAGAGAATTAATTTCATCTAAAAAAAGTGTGCTGTCATTAGCTGCTTCAAATAGTCCTTTTTTCCCTTGGGAAGAGGCACCAGTAAAGGCGCCTTTTTCATAACCAAATAATTCAGATTCCAGCAGGCTTTCAGGAAGAGAAGCACAATTTATAATAATCATTTCTTTTGAGGCTCTCTGACTTTTTTCATGTATATATCTGGCTAATACTTCCTTTCCAGTTCCAGATTCTCCCAAAATTATAACAGTAGTGTCAAGAGGTGCTAAAGTATCTGCCAGATTAATAATATTTTTCATGACAGGACTTACAGCTACTATATTATTTGACTCATGGGCTTCACTTGAAGAAAGTTTTATAAAGGATCTCAGCTCATTATGAACAGCTTCCTGATATAGATAATTTATATTCTCAGCAGGTATGCACAGTGCA is a genomic window of Fusobacterium sp. containing:
- a CDS encoding sigma-54 interaction domain-containing protein, giving the protein MIQRELLENALDNLPYGIYIVDSLGNYIFVNTVYVNMVKIPKEKLLAYNVYNLKKNKEINICITEKVCKLKKRIVMFQDVEIKGHEHYKQIVASSPILDMNGNVVCVIALCIPAENINYLYQEAVHNELRSFIKLSSSEAHESNNIVAVSPVMKNIINLADTLAPLDTTVIILGESGTGKEVLARYIHEKSQRASKEMIIINCASLPESLLESELFGYEKGAFTGASSQGKKGLFEAANDSTLFLDEINSLPLALQGKILRAIETKTISRIGSTVTRKVNFRLITAANEDLLKMVHEKRFREDLYYRLNIVPVYLPPLHERKEDILPLVEYFRKYYCNTYNKTKVFSQKTLKAILDYNWPGNIRELRNFVERSFIMITGEIIELSNIAPLLFIEQKHSSTLNDTDNEVGFYKNSEIRDQPLNEYLEECEKKYIQYALEKYGSTYKAAEFLKTSQTMIARKKKKYNL